One genomic window of Pseudomonas chlororaphis subsp. piscium includes the following:
- the fkpB gene encoding FKBP-type peptidyl-prolyl cis-trans isomerase yields MAEQRIGQNTEVTLHFALRLENGDTVDSTFDKAPATFKVGDGNLLPGFEAALFGFKAGDKRNLTIEPENAFGQPNPQNVQIIPRSQFQDMELSEGLLVIFNDAANTELPGVVKAFDDAQVTVDFNHPLAGKTLTFDVEIIDVKAL; encoded by the coding sequence TTGGCTGAACAACGCATCGGCCAGAACACGGAAGTCACTTTGCATTTCGCATTGCGCCTGGAGAACGGCGACACGGTGGACAGCACCTTCGACAAGGCCCCGGCGACCTTCAAGGTCGGTGACGGCAACCTGTTGCCAGGTTTTGAAGCGGCCCTGTTCGGCTTCAAGGCGGGCGACAAGCGTAACCTGACCATCGAGCCGGAAAACGCCTTTGGCCAGCCGAACCCGCAAAACGTGCAGATCATCCCGCGTTCGCAGTTCCAGGATATGGAACTGTCCGAAGGCCTGCTGGTGATCTTCAACGATGCGGCCAATACCGAGCTGCCAGGTGTGGTCAAAGCTTTTGACGACGCCCAGGTGACGGTTGACTTCAACCATCCGTTGGCCGGTAAAACCTTGACCTTTGATGTCGAGATCATCGACGTTAAGGCGCTTTAA
- the ileS gene encoding isoleucine--tRNA ligase, producing the protein MTDYKATLNLPDTAFPMKAGLPQREPQILQRWDSIGLYGKLREIGKDRPKFVLHDGPPYANGSIHIGHAVNKILKDMIIRSKTLAGFDAPYVPGWDCHGLPIEHKVEVTHGKNLSSDKTRELCRAYATEQIEGQKAEFIRLGVLGDWANPYKTMDFANEAGEIRALAEMVKGGFVFKGLKPVNWCFDCGSALAEAEVEYQDKKSSTIDVAFPIADADKLAAAFGLAKLSKPASIVIWTTTPWTIPANQALNVHPEFNYALVDAGDKLLVLAEELVESCLARYNLEGSVIATAPGSALELINFRHPFYDRLSPVYLAEYVELGAGTGVVHSSPAYGEDDFVTCKRYGMVNDDILNPVQSNGVYATSLEFFGGQFIWKANPAIVDKLTEVGALLHTETISHSYMHCWRHKTPLIYRATAQWFVGMDKQPTSGNTLRQRALQAIEETQFVPAWGQARLHSMIANRPDWCISRQRNWGVPIPFFLHKESGDLHPRTVELMEEVAKRVEHEGIEAWFKMDAAELLGDEAPQYDKISDTLDVWFDSGTTHWHVLRGSHPMGHASGPRADLYLEGSDQHRGWFHSSLLTGCAIDGNAPYRELLTHGFTVDENGRKMSKSLGNVIAPQKVNDTLGADIMRLWVSATDYSGEMAVSDQILQRSADAYRRIRNTARFLLSNLSGFNPATDILPAEEMLALDRWAVDRTLLLQRELELHYGEYRFWNVYSKVHNFCVQELGGFYLDIIKDRQYTTGANSKARRSCQTALFHISEALVRWIAPILAFTADELWQYLPGERNESVMLNTWYQGLSELPEGFELDRAYWERIMAVKVAVNKEMEIQRAAKAVGGNLQAEVTLYAEEALSADLAKLSNELRFVLITSTASVAPFVQAPADAVETEVAGLKLKVVKSSFAKCARCWHCREDVGVHPEHPEICGRCVDNISGEGEVRHYA; encoded by the coding sequence ATGACCGACTATAAAGCCACGCTAAACCTTCCGGACACCGCCTTCCCAATGAAGGCCGGCCTGCCTCAGCGCGAACCGCAGATTCTGCAGCGCTGGGACAGCATTGGCCTGTACGGTAAGTTGCGCGAAATTGGCAAGGATCGTCCGAAGTTCGTTCTTCACGACGGTCCGCCCTACGCCAACGGCTCGATTCACATCGGTCATGCGGTCAACAAGATTCTCAAGGACATGATCATCCGCTCGAAGACCCTGGCGGGCTTCGACGCGCCTTATGTTCCGGGCTGGGACTGCCACGGCCTGCCGATCGAGCACAAGGTCGAGGTCACCCACGGCAAGAACCTGTCCTCGGACAAGACCCGTGAGCTGTGCCGCGCCTACGCCACCGAGCAGATCGAGGGCCAGAAGGCCGAGTTCATCCGCCTGGGCGTGCTGGGCGACTGGGCCAACCCGTACAAGACCATGGATTTTGCCAACGAAGCCGGGGAAATCCGTGCCCTGGCGGAAATGGTCAAGGGTGGTTTCGTGTTCAAGGGCCTCAAGCCGGTGAACTGGTGTTTCGACTGCGGTTCGGCCCTGGCTGAAGCGGAAGTCGAGTACCAGGACAAGAAATCCTCGACCATCGACGTGGCCTTCCCGATCGCTGATGCAGACAAGCTGGCCGCCGCCTTTGGCCTGGCCAAGCTGAGCAAGCCGGCTTCGATCGTGATCTGGACCACCACTCCGTGGACCATCCCGGCCAACCAGGCGTTGAACGTTCACCCTGAGTTCAACTACGCCCTGGTCGATGCTGGCGACAAGCTGCTGGTCCTGGCCGAAGAGCTGGTGGAGTCCTGCCTGGCCCGCTACAACCTGGAAGGCTCGGTCATCGCCACCGCCCCGGGTTCGGCGCTGGAGCTGATCAACTTCCGTCACCCGTTCTACGATCGTCTGTCGCCGGTCTACCTGGCTGAATACGTCGAGCTGGGCGCCGGTACCGGTGTGGTTCACTCGTCGCCAGCCTACGGTGAAGACGACTTCGTGACTTGCAAGCGTTACGGCATGGTCAACGACGACATTCTCAACCCAGTACAGAGCAATGGCGTATACGCCACCTCGCTGGAGTTCTTCGGCGGCCAGTTCATCTGGAAGGCCAACCCGGCCATCGTCGACAAGCTGACTGAAGTCGGTGCGCTGCTGCACACCGAAACCATCAGCCACAGCTACATGCACTGCTGGCGCCACAAGACCCCGCTGATCTACCGCGCCACCGCGCAGTGGTTCGTCGGCATGGACAAACAGCCGACCAGCGGCAACACCCTGCGCCAGCGCGCGTTGCAGGCCATCGAAGAGACTCAGTTCGTTCCGGCCTGGGGCCAGGCGCGCCTGCACTCGATGATCGCCAACCGTCCGGACTGGTGCATCTCCCGTCAGCGCAACTGGGGCGTGCCGATCCCGTTCTTCCTGCACAAGGAAAGCGGTGACCTGCACCCACGTACCGTCGAACTGATGGAAGAAGTGGCCAAGCGCGTCGAGCACGAAGGCATCGAAGCCTGGTTCAAGATGGACGCGGCCGAGTTGCTGGGCGATGAAGCCCCGCAATACGACAAGATCAGCGACACCCTGGACGTCTGGTTCGATTCCGGTACCACGCACTGGCACGTACTGCGCGGCTCGCACCCGATGGGCCACGCCAGCGGTCCGCGTGCCGACCTGTACCTGGAAGGTTCCGACCAGCACCGCGGCTGGTTCCACTCGTCCCTGCTGACCGGCTGCGCGATCGATGGCAATGCGCCGTATCGCGAACTGCTGACCCACGGTTTCACCGTCGACGAGAACGGCCGCAAGATGTCCAAGTCCCTGGGCAACGTGATCGCGCCGCAGAAGGTCAACGACACCCTGGGCGCCGACATCATGCGCCTGTGGGTCTCGGCCACCGACTACTCCGGTGAAATGGCGGTTTCCGACCAGATTCTGCAGCGCAGCGCCGACGCCTACCGGCGTATCCGCAACACCGCGCGCTTCCTGCTTTCCAACCTGAGCGGCTTCAACCCGGCCACCGATATCCTGCCGGCCGAGGAAATGCTCGCCCTGGACCGTTGGGCCGTGGACCGTACCCTGCTGCTGCAGCGCGAGCTGGAACTGCACTACGGCGAATACCGTTTCTGGAACGTCTACTCCAAGGTGCACAACTTCTGCGTGCAGGAACTGGGCGGTTTCTACCTGGACATCATCAAGGACCGCCAGTACACCACTGGCGCCAACAGCAAGGCTCGTCGTTCGTGCCAGACCGCGCTGTTCCACATCTCCGAAGCGCTGGTGCGCTGGATCGCGCCGATCCTCGCCTTCACCGCCGACGAGCTGTGGCAGTACCTGCCGGGCGAGCGCAACGAGTCGGTGATGCTCAACACCTGGTACCAGGGCCTCAGCGAGCTGCCGGAAGGCTTCGAGCTGGACCGTGCCTACTGGGAGCGGATCATGGCGGTCAAGGTCGCGGTCAACAAGGAAATGGAGATCCAGCGCGCGGCCAAGGCCGTCGGTGGCAACCTGCAAGCCGAAGTGACCCTGTATGCCGAAGAAGCGCTGAGTGCCGACCTGGCCAAGCTGAGCAACGAGCTGCGCTTCGTGCTGATCACCTCCACCGCCAGCGTCGCGCCTTTCGTGCAGGCCCCGGCGGATGCTGTGGAAACCGAAGTCGCCGGCCTCAAGCTGAAAGTGGTCAAGTCGAGCTTCGCCAAGTGCGCCCGTTGCTGGCACTGCCGTGAAGATGTCGGCGTGCACCCTGAGCACCCGGAAATCTGCGGCCGCTGCGTCGACAACATCAGCGGCGAAGGCGAGGTTCGTCACTATGCCTAA
- the lspA gene encoding signal peptidase II codes for MPNAAGRFGRLGWLWLSVLVLVIDQASKLHFESSLSMYQQIVVIPDYFSWTLAYNTGAAFSFLADSSGWQRWLFALIAVVVSAVLVVWLKRLGRNETWLAVALALVLGGALGNLYDRIALGHVIDFILVHWQNRWYFPAFNFADSAISVGAVMLALDMFKSKKTGEAVHD; via the coding sequence ATGCCTAATGCCGCGGGCCGTTTCGGCCGTCTGGGCTGGCTGTGGTTGAGCGTGCTGGTGCTGGTCATCGACCAGGCCAGCAAGCTGCACTTCGAAAGCTCGCTGTCGATGTACCAGCAGATCGTGGTGATCCCGGATTACTTCAGCTGGACCCTGGCCTACAACACTGGTGCGGCGTTCAGCTTCCTGGCCGACAGCTCGGGCTGGCAGCGCTGGTTGTTCGCCCTGATCGCGGTGGTGGTCAGCGCGGTGCTGGTGGTCTGGCTCAAGCGCCTGGGGCGCAACGAAACCTGGCTGGCGGTCGCCCTGGCACTGGTGCTGGGTGGCGCGCTGGGTAACCTGTATGACCGCATCGCCCTGGGCCATGTGATCGATTTCATCCTGGTGCATTGGCAGAACCGCTGGTATTTCCCGGCGTTCAACTTCGCCGACAGCGCCATCAGCGTGGGTGCGGTGATGCTTGCGCTGGATATGTTCAAAAGCAAGAAAACCGGAGAAGCCGTTCATGACTGA
- the ribF gene encoding bifunctional riboflavin kinase/FAD synthetase: MQLVRGLHNLRPQHRGCVATIGNFDGVHRGHQAILGRLRERALELGVPSCVVIFEPQPREFFAPDTAPARLARLRDKLQLLAEEGVDRVLCLAFNQRLSKLSASEFVETILVDGLGVQHLEVGDDFRFGCDRVGDFDFLQKAGITHGFTVEAAQTVELDGLRVSSTQVRNALAAADFVLAERLLGRPFRIAGRVLHGQKLARQLGTPTINVQLKRRRVPLSGVFLVNVDIDGKTWPGVANIGVRPTVAGDGKAHLEVHLLDFAGDLYDRRLTVVFHHKLREEQRFASLEALKTAINADVAAARAEVARIHSANR; encoded by the coding sequence ATGCAGCTGGTCCGAGGCCTCCACAACCTGCGCCCCCAGCATCGGGGCTGTGTCGCCACTATTGGCAACTTCGACGGTGTTCACCGTGGTCACCAGGCTATCCTGGGCCGGCTGCGTGAGCGTGCGCTTGAGTTGGGCGTGCCCAGCTGCGTGGTGATATTCGAGCCGCAGCCGCGCGAATTCTTTGCTCCGGATACCGCTCCGGCCCGTCTGGCACGCTTGCGCGACAAGCTGCAGCTGCTGGCCGAGGAGGGCGTCGACCGGGTCCTGTGCCTGGCGTTCAACCAGCGTTTGAGCAAGCTCAGCGCCAGTGAATTCGTCGAGACCATCCTGGTCGACGGCCTGGGTGTGCAGCATCTGGAAGTCGGCGACGATTTTCGCTTCGGTTGCGACCGGGTTGGTGACTTCGATTTCCTGCAAAAAGCCGGCATCACCCACGGCTTTACCGTCGAGGCCGCGCAGACCGTCGAACTGGATGGCCTGCGCGTCAGCAGCACCCAGGTCCGCAATGCGCTGGCGGCTGCCGATTTCGTATTGGCCGAGCGTCTGCTCGGTCGCCCGTTCCGCATCGCCGGGCGGGTCCTGCACGGGCAGAAGCTGGCGCGCCAGTTGGGTACGCCAACCATCAATGTGCAGCTCAAACGCCGTCGTGTACCGCTGTCCGGGGTGTTCCTGGTCAATGTCGATATCGACGGCAAGACCTGGCCGGGCGTTGCTAACATTGGCGTGCGGCCGACGGTAGCAGGTGATGGCAAGGCCCACCTGGAAGTCCATCTTTTAGATTTTGCCGGCGATCTGTATGACCGGCGTTTGACGGTGGTTTTCCACCACAAGCTGCGTGAAGAGCAGCGTTTCGCCTCTCTGGAGGCGCTGAAGACGGCGATCAATGCGGATGTCGCCGCCGCCCGTGCCGAAGTTGCACGTATCCATAGCGCCAATCGCTAA
- the murJ gene encoding murein biosynthesis integral membrane protein MurJ encodes MNLLKSLAAVSSITMISRVLGFVRDTIIARTFGAGMATDAFFIAFKLPNLLRRIFAEGAFSQAFVPILAEYKSQQGEEATRTFIAYVSGLLTLVLALVTALGILAAPWVIWVTAPGFVDTPEKFTLTTDLLRVTFPYILLISLSSLAGAVLNTWNRFSVPAFVPTLLNIAMIVFSVFLTPYFDPPVMALGWAVLAGGLAQLLYQLPHLKKIGMLVLPRLNLRDTGVWRVLKQMLPAILGVSVSQISLIINTIFASFLVAGSVSWMYYADRLMELPSGVLGVALGTILLPTLAKTYANKDRHEYSRILDWGLRLCFMLVLPCALALGILAEPLTVSLFQYGQFSAFDASMTQRALVAYSVGLLAIIVIKVLAPGFYAQQNIRTPVKIAIFTLIVTQLLNLAFIGPLKHAGLALAISAGACINAGLLFYQLRKQQMFLPQPGWGKFSLKLIVAVSVMTAVLLGLMQFMPAWDQGHMLARFLRLGVLVVAGVVAYFGMLALLGFRLRDFNRKALH; translated from the coding sequence ATGAACTTGCTCAAGTCGTTGGCCGCTGTCAGCTCTATCACCATGATTTCCCGGGTTCTGGGGTTCGTGCGCGATACCATCATTGCGCGTACGTTCGGCGCCGGCATGGCGACGGACGCCTTCTTCATCGCCTTCAAGCTGCCCAACCTGCTGCGCCGCATCTTTGCCGAGGGCGCCTTCTCCCAGGCCTTTGTGCCGATCCTGGCGGAATACAAAAGCCAGCAGGGTGAGGAAGCGACCCGGACCTTTATTGCCTATGTCTCCGGCCTGCTGACGTTGGTACTGGCACTGGTCACGGCGCTGGGGATCCTTGCCGCGCCCTGGGTGATCTGGGTGACGGCGCCAGGTTTTGTCGATACCCCGGAAAAATTCACGCTGACCACCGATCTGTTGCGCGTGACCTTTCCTTATATATTGCTGATCTCGTTGTCCTCGCTGGCGGGGGCGGTCCTCAATACCTGGAACCGCTTTTCGGTCCCTGCGTTCGTGCCGACATTGCTGAACATCGCCATGATCGTCTTTTCGGTATTCCTGACACCTTATTTCGATCCGCCGGTCATGGCCCTGGGCTGGGCGGTGCTGGCGGGTGGCCTGGCGCAGTTGCTGTATCAGCTGCCGCATCTTAAGAAGATCGGCATGCTCGTGCTGCCGCGCCTGAACCTGCGCGACACCGGGGTCTGGCGGGTGCTGAAGCAGATGCTGCCGGCCATTCTCGGGGTCTCGGTAAGCCAGATTTCGTTGATCATCAACACCATCTTCGCCTCGTTCCTGGTGGCCGGTTCGGTATCCTGGATGTATTACGCCGATCGCCTGATGGAGCTGCCTTCGGGGGTTTTGGGTGTGGCGCTGGGCACTATCCTGCTGCCGACGCTGGCCAAGACTTACGCCAACAAGGATCGGCATGAATATTCGCGGATTCTCGATTGGGGCCTGCGCCTGTGCTTCATGCTGGTGCTGCCTTGCGCGCTGGCGCTGGGGATTCTGGCCGAGCCACTGACGGTATCGCTGTTCCAGTACGGCCAGTTCAGCGCCTTCGATGCATCGATGACCCAGCGTGCGTTGGTCGCGTATTCGGTCGGCTTGCTCGCGATCATTGTGATCAAGGTGCTGGCGCCGGGCTTCTATGCCCAGCAGAACATCCGTACCCCGGTGAAAATCGCGATTTTCACCCTGATCGTCACGCAACTGCTGAACCTGGCGTTCATCGGTCCGCTGAAACATGCGGGCCTGGCGCTGGCGATCAGCGCCGGGGCCTGTATCAACGCTGGTTTGCTGTTCTATCAACTGCGCAAGCAGCAGATGTTCCTGCCGCAGCCTGGGTGGGGCAAGTTTTCCCTCAAGCTGATCGTCGCGGTGAGCGTGATGACGGCGGTGCTGTTGGGGCTGATGCAGTTCATGCCGGCCTGGGACCAGGGCCACATGCTTGCGCGCTTCCTGCGTCTGGGCGTGCTGGTGGTGGCGGGTGTGGTGGCTTATTTCGGCATGCTGGCGTTGCTCGGCTTCCGCCTGCGCGACTTCAATCGCAAGGCGTTGCACTGA
- the ispH gene encoding 4-hydroxy-3-methylbut-2-enyl diphosphate reductase produces the protein MQIKLANPRGFCAGVDRAIEIVNRALEVFGPPIYVRHEVVHNKFVVEDLRARGAIFVEELDQVPDDVIVIFSAHGVSQAVRSEAAGRGLKVFDATCPLVTKVHIEVARYSRDGRECILIGHAGHPEVEGTMGQYDASNGGAIYLVEDEKDVANLQVRNPEKLAFVTQTTLSMDDTSRVIDALRERFPAIGGPRKDDICYATQNRQDAVKQLADECDVVLVVGSPNSSNSNRLRELAERMATPAYLIDGAEDMQRSWFDGVERIGITAGASAPEVLVRGVIEQLHAWGATGADELAGREENITFSMPKELRVRSLL, from the coding sequence ATGCAAATCAAACTCGCCAACCCCCGTGGCTTCTGCGCTGGCGTGGACCGCGCGATCGAAATCGTCAATCGCGCCCTGGAGGTCTTCGGGCCGCCGATCTACGTGCGTCATGAAGTGGTGCACAACAAATTTGTCGTCGAAGACCTGCGCGCTCGCGGAGCGATCTTTGTCGAGGAGCTGGACCAGGTGCCGGATGACGTCATCGTGATCTTCAGCGCCCACGGCGTTTCCCAGGCCGTGCGCAGCGAAGCGGCGGGCCGTGGCCTGAAAGTCTTCGACGCGACCTGCCCACTGGTGACCAAGGTACATATCGAAGTGGCCCGCTACAGCCGCGACGGTCGCGAATGCATCCTGATCGGCCATGCCGGCCACCCGGAAGTCGAAGGCACCATGGGCCAGTACGACGCCAGTAATGGCGGCGCGATCTACCTGGTGGAGGACGAGAAAGACGTCGCCAACCTGCAGGTGCGCAACCCTGAAAAGCTGGCGTTCGTGACCCAGACCACCTTGTCGATGGACGACACCAGCCGGGTCATCGATGCCCTGCGCGAGCGTTTCCCGGCCATTGGCGGGCCACGCAAGGACGATATCTGCTACGCCACCCAGAACCGTCAGGACGCGGTCAAGCAACTGGCCGACGAATGCGATGTGGTGCTGGTGGTGGGCAGCCCGAACAGCTCCAACTCCAACCGCCTGCGTGAGCTGGCCGAGCGCATGGCCACGCCGGCGTACCTGATCGACGGTGCCGAGGATATGCAGCGCAGTTGGTTCGACGGCGTCGAGCGTATCGGCATCACCGCCGGGGCTTCGGCTCCCGAGGTGCTGGTGCGGGGCGTGATCGAGCAATTGCACGCCTGGGGCGCCACCGGTGCCGACGAACTGGCCGGCCGCGAAGAAAACATCACCTTCTCAATGCCCAAAGAGCTGCGCGTTCGTTCGCTGCTCTGA